In Ostrea edulis chromosome 6, xbOstEdul1.1, whole genome shotgun sequence, a single window of DNA contains:
- the LOC125646837 gene encoding uncharacterized protein LOC125646837 isoform X1 yields the protein MHSFPNRCALNNELPYIFALNQLFFFLLEMYSLLAFSLVLTSLVQWSSQHGLLLSPPQRGSLWRYGYDTPPNYDDNGLFCGGLEEYINTGGKCGVCGDAYNGPREHEAGGKYAKGIIVEQIPAGAREMKTIIQITSYHKGYFEFRICSHNDIRRPVSQQCLDEHLMTIKEGTPESGFTRFYPLNPKETGQDKYEMTLAIPGGMRCEQCVLQWTYNTGNSWGTDKNGTSCLGCGLQEVFRNCADISIGGTQTVEAAQTALIKSQTNGSKRKLKHEIKPELLHHVHEAIENSKVAKIMHKHERKPIVKNRPLPSPVFSTKTPSTTSSIPHTTFSAKALVQNRNLFMPATGLSYLSQIQNKLRNKFKWLKQIPFHHARLLSRKTPDPRFTLASKIKFMPETTMQEQRTTALAFNPSPEIGLYSYYTTRRVPVPRMYEVKYNYLPKNTFNLYANPSMSLLAPGGKPRKVSVPAVAPTAATIAFTKSSPKTTTQRVVTPGPSPTTTQAPKPTTIDPLDVSQWGKETVTRLPKKYQNYYRKYKAAKSMFDLFKRKPAQVLSMSKYRRFKKRRNGQRRLHRTLSRDVKRLTSRLERAGKRLLRS from the exons ATGCATTCATTTCCGAATCGCTGTGCTTTGAACAATGAATTACCATATATTTTTGCTCTTAACCaactgtttttctttcttttagaaaTGTATTCACTCCTTGCATTCAGCTTGGTGCTGACGTCACTAGTACAGTGGAGTAGCCAGCATGGATTGCTCCTGTCCCCTCCTCAAAGAGGAAGTCTGTGGCGATACGGATACGACACGCCCCCAAACTACGACGACAACGGGCTCTTCTGTGGCGGATTAGAG GAATATATAAATACTGGCGGGAAATGCGGAGTGTGTGGAGACGCTTATAATGGTCCCCGTGAACACGAAGCCGGCGGAAAATATGCTAAAGGAATCATCGTAGAACAGATTCCCGCAGGAGCAAgagaaatgaaaacaatcattcaGATCACAAGTTATCACAAAGGATACTTCGAGTTCCGGATCTGTTCGCACAATGATATACGTCGTCCTGTCTCCCAGCAATGTCTGGACGAACATCTTATGACcataaaagaaggaaccccagaAAGTGGTTTCACTAGATTCTACCCCTTAAATCCCAAGGAGACTGGACAAGACAAGTACGAGATGACTTTAGCGATTCCAGGAGGAATGCGATGTGAACAGTGTGTATTACAGTGGACGTACAACACAG GGAACAGCTGGGGTACTGACAAAAACGGGACAAGTTGTCTGGGTTGCGGACTGCAGGAAGTTTTCAGGAATTGTGCCGATATTAGTATCGGAGGTACACAAACCGTGGAGGCCGCACAGACGGCCCTCATTAAATCACAGACGAACGGAAGCAAAAGGAAACTAAAACATGAAATTAAACCCGAATTGCTACATCACGTCCACGAGGCCATTGAAAATAGCAAAGTAGCTAAAATCATGCATAAACATGAAAGAAAACCTATCGTGAAAAATAGGCCTCTTCCTTCTCCTGTATTTTCGACAAAAACTCCATCAACAACATCTTCTATCCCACACACGACATTCTCCGCAAAAGCTCTCGTGCAGAACAGGAACTTGTTCATGCCTGCTACAGGGCTGTCCTACCTGTCTCAAATTCAGaacaaattaagaaataaattcaaatggtTGAAACAAATTCCATTTCATCACGCCCGATTACTTTCCAGAAAAACACCAGACCCTCGATTCACATTAGCCAGCAAAATAAAGTTCATGCCCGAGACTACAATGCAAGAACAGCGTACAACGGCTCTTGCATTCAACCCGTCACCTGAAATCGGACTCTACTCGTATTATACGACACGGCGAGTACCTGTGCCTCGAATGTACGAAGTCAAATACAATTATCTTCCCAAAAATACTTTCAACCTGTATGCCAATCCGTCTATGTCTTTGTTAGCACCTGGCGGAAAACCCAGAAAGGTCTCCGTACCAGCAGTCGCTCCCACTGCTGCTACAATAGCTTTCACAAAATCATCTCCGAAAACAACGACGCAAAGAGTAGTAACCCCAGGGCCTTCACCGACAACCACCCAGGCCCCCAAACCCACAACGATTGATCCTTTGGATGTTTCGCAATGGGGTAAAGAAACTGTAACCAGACTGcccaaaaaatatcaaaattactacagaaaatACAAAGCAGCTAAGTCAATGTTCGATCTCTTCAAAAGGAAGCCTGCACAAGTTTTGAGCATGTCAAAATACAGGAGATTTAAAAAACGACGAAATGGACAACGGCGGCTCCACAGGACACTGAGCCGTGATGTAAAACGTCTAACCTCTCGGCTGGAGAGAGCGGGGAAACGGCTACTGAGATCGTAG
- the LOC125646837 gene encoding uncharacterized protein LOC125646837 isoform X2 — MYSLLAFSLVLTSLVQWSSQHGLLLSPPQRGSLWRYGYDTPPNYDDNGLFCGGLEEYINTGGKCGVCGDAYNGPREHEAGGKYAKGIIVEQIPAGAREMKTIIQITSYHKGYFEFRICSHNDIRRPVSQQCLDEHLMTIKEGTPESGFTRFYPLNPKETGQDKYEMTLAIPGGMRCEQCVLQWTYNTGNSWGTDKNGTSCLGCGLQEVFRNCADISIGGTQTVEAAQTALIKSQTNGSKRKLKHEIKPELLHHVHEAIENSKVAKIMHKHERKPIVKNRPLPSPVFSTKTPSTTSSIPHTTFSAKALVQNRNLFMPATGLSYLSQIQNKLRNKFKWLKQIPFHHARLLSRKTPDPRFTLASKIKFMPETTMQEQRTTALAFNPSPEIGLYSYYTTRRVPVPRMYEVKYNYLPKNTFNLYANPSMSLLAPGGKPRKVSVPAVAPTAATIAFTKSSPKTTTQRVVTPGPSPTTTQAPKPTTIDPLDVSQWGKETVTRLPKKYQNYYRKYKAAKSMFDLFKRKPAQVLSMSKYRRFKKRRNGQRRLHRTLSRDVKRLTSRLERAGKRLLRS, encoded by the exons aTGTATTCACTCCTTGCATTCAGCTTGGTGCTGACGTCACTAGTACAGTGGAGTAGCCAGCATGGATTGCTCCTGTCCCCTCCTCAAAGAGGAAGTCTGTGGCGATACGGATACGACACGCCCCCAAACTACGACGACAACGGGCTCTTCTGTGGCGGATTAGAG GAATATATAAATACTGGCGGGAAATGCGGAGTGTGTGGAGACGCTTATAATGGTCCCCGTGAACACGAAGCCGGCGGAAAATATGCTAAAGGAATCATCGTAGAACAGATTCCCGCAGGAGCAAgagaaatgaaaacaatcattcaGATCACAAGTTATCACAAAGGATACTTCGAGTTCCGGATCTGTTCGCACAATGATATACGTCGTCCTGTCTCCCAGCAATGTCTGGACGAACATCTTATGACcataaaagaaggaaccccagaAAGTGGTTTCACTAGATTCTACCCCTTAAATCCCAAGGAGACTGGACAAGACAAGTACGAGATGACTTTAGCGATTCCAGGAGGAATGCGATGTGAACAGTGTGTATTACAGTGGACGTACAACACAG GGAACAGCTGGGGTACTGACAAAAACGGGACAAGTTGTCTGGGTTGCGGACTGCAGGAAGTTTTCAGGAATTGTGCCGATATTAGTATCGGAGGTACACAAACCGTGGAGGCCGCACAGACGGCCCTCATTAAATCACAGACGAACGGAAGCAAAAGGAAACTAAAACATGAAATTAAACCCGAATTGCTACATCACGTCCACGAGGCCATTGAAAATAGCAAAGTAGCTAAAATCATGCATAAACATGAAAGAAAACCTATCGTGAAAAATAGGCCTCTTCCTTCTCCTGTATTTTCGACAAAAACTCCATCAACAACATCTTCTATCCCACACACGACATTCTCCGCAAAAGCTCTCGTGCAGAACAGGAACTTGTTCATGCCTGCTACAGGGCTGTCCTACCTGTCTCAAATTCAGaacaaattaagaaataaattcaaatggtTGAAACAAATTCCATTTCATCACGCCCGATTACTTTCCAGAAAAACACCAGACCCTCGATTCACATTAGCCAGCAAAATAAAGTTCATGCCCGAGACTACAATGCAAGAACAGCGTACAACGGCTCTTGCATTCAACCCGTCACCTGAAATCGGACTCTACTCGTATTATACGACACGGCGAGTACCTGTGCCTCGAATGTACGAAGTCAAATACAATTATCTTCCCAAAAATACTTTCAACCTGTATGCCAATCCGTCTATGTCTTTGTTAGCACCTGGCGGAAAACCCAGAAAGGTCTCCGTACCAGCAGTCGCTCCCACTGCTGCTACAATAGCTTTCACAAAATCATCTCCGAAAACAACGACGCAAAGAGTAGTAACCCCAGGGCCTTCACCGACAACCACCCAGGCCCCCAAACCCACAACGATTGATCCTTTGGATGTTTCGCAATGGGGTAAAGAAACTGTAACCAGACTGcccaaaaaatatcaaaattactacagaaaatACAAAGCAGCTAAGTCAATGTTCGATCTCTTCAAAAGGAAGCCTGCACAAGTTTTGAGCATGTCAAAATACAGGAGATTTAAAAAACGACGAAATGGACAACGGCGGCTCCACAGGACACTGAGCCGTGATGTAAAACGTCTAACCTCTCGGCTGGAGAGAGCGGGGAAACGGCTACTGAGATCGTAG